The following proteins are co-located in the Betta splendens chromosome 9, fBetSpl5.4, whole genome shotgun sequence genome:
- the grip1 gene encoding glutamate receptor-interacting protein 1 isoform X4, which translates to MKKQDQPEDQINPKPCLLAGLYAWFTSFFKRQLCLMELAAPTTADDSSDEGPYTKHSAGSRPSDGALAIRRQSIPARTCTSYCDVDEFRGCSVVELMKKEGTTLGLTVSGGIDKDGKPRVSNLRQGGIAARSDQLNVGDYIRSVNGINLAKFRHDEIISLLKNVGERVVLEVEYELPPVTVQGSGVMFKNVEVTLHKEGNSFGFVIRGGAHEDRNKSRPIVITTIRPGGPADREGTIKPGDRLLSIDGIRLHGNTISEAMSILKQCGQEATLLIEYDVSVMDSVATASGPLLVEVAKASGSSLGVALSTSMFCNKQVIVIDKVKPASIADRCGALHAGDHILSVDGKSMEFCSLAEATQLLSASCQTVRLEILPQHQARPALNAPQHVKVQRSPRPLPWETGGSAPVLPPYHYNTYHPDQSAARSHNRHTNNPPLSHSFSPGSMSAYSLSSLNMNTLPRNMYPTSPRGTLMRRKPKKKEFKSSLSLASSTVGLAGQVVHTETTEVMLLGNGIMGFGLQLQGGVFATETLSSPPLIAYIDPDSPAERCGILQIGDRILSINGVPTEDSTLEETNQLLRDSSITAQLTLEIEFDVAESVIPSSGTFHVKLPKKPGVELGITISSPSNRKPGDPLIISDIKKGSVAHRTGTLELGDKLLAIDNIRVENCSMEEAVQILQQCEELVKLKIRKDEDNSDEQEVSGSIIYTVELQRYGGPLGITISGTEEPFDPIIISSLSKGGLAERTGAIHVGDRILAINSSSLKGKPLSEAISLLQQAGETVTLKIKKQGELSSPKSFVIGPGLGLGTGLGQENQDGEEEPVVMVAPRSSQRAFSTLPSVDSAVESWDGSNMDSSFTTPAPPYQTSTYSFHEWRSTKNSNQSPSSIRQRANPLSDLGLSDDDWDRPPLGGACNLPSGLITDSRFTVGHDGTEPDQEENFWSQALEDLETCGQSGILRELEATIMSGSTLSLNHDPTPQRSSLGRQASFQERSSSRPQVTPRSNTLPSDPQRRAFAMRKMRQEVNEILNQNPVELHKLTLEKTSDLEDFGFSVSDGLLDRGVYVNNIRPGGPAEQGGLRAYDRILQINHVRTRDFDCCLVVPLIAESPNRLELVISRSPSSSLLTNHTDGTINSNHSSQPAGSDLGPSELSMGPGEDGGPIKWSQPGERLGTGLSVGQVNNSSL; encoded by the exons ATGAAAAAGCAAGACCAGCCTGAAGATCAAATAAACCCAAAGCCATGTCTGCTTGCTGGTTTATATGCATGGTTCACCTCATTCTTTAAGAGGCAGCTCTGCCTGATGGAGCTCGCTGCTCCAACCACAGCTGATGATAGCTCAG ATGAGGGGCCGTACACCAAACACTCCGCCGGGTCGAGACCTTCCGACGGGGCGCTGGCCATTAGGAGACAGAGCATTCCAG CGAGAACATGTACTTCTTACTGTGATGTAGACGAGTTTCGAGGATGCTCAGTGGTGGAGTTGATGAAGAAGGAAGGGACGACACTCGGGCTGACGGTTTCAGGAGGCATCGACAAGGATGGGAAGCCCCGGGTTTCAAACCTGCGCCAGGGAGGCATCGCTGCCAG GAGCGACCAGCTGAACGTGGGCGACTACATCCGCTCCGTTAATGGCATCAACCTGGCCAAGTTCAGACACGATGAGATCATCAGTCTGCTGAAGAACGTCGGGGAGCGAGTCGTCCTGGAGGTCGAGTATGAGCTGCCACCTGTCA CAGtgcaggggtcaggggtcatgTTTAAGAACGTGGAGGTCACACTACACAAGGAAGGAAACAGCTTTGGCTTTGTTATCCGAG GAGGAGCTCATGAAGACAGGAACAAGTCTCGTCCCATTGTCATAACAACTATAAGACCAGGGGGGCCGGCCGACAG AGAAGGGACCATAAAGCCTGGTGATCGGTTGCTGAGCATTGACGGGATTCGTCTCCATGGTAACACGATATCTGAGGCAATGAGCATCCTGAAACAGTGCGGGCAGGAGGCTACGCTGCTGATCGAGTACGACGTGTCAGTGATGG ACTCTGTTGCCACGGCGTCGGGGCCACTGCTGGTTGAGGTTGCCAAGGCCTCAGGCTCCAGTCTGGGCGTGGCTCTGTCCACCTCCATGTTCTGTAACAAGCAGGTCATCGTCATTGACAAGGTGAAACCAGCCAGCATAGcagacag GTGTGGTGCACTTCACGCAGGAGATCACATCCTGTCTGTTGATGGGAAATCGATGGAGTTTTGTTCTCTGGCCGAAGCCACTCAGCTGCTCTCCGCCTCCTGTCAGACCGTCCGCTTGGAGATCCTGCCACAGCACCAAGCCCGACCGGCCCTGAATGCACCACAGCATG tcaAGGTGCAGCGTAGTCCTCGCCCCCTCCCTTGGGAGACCGGAGGGTCTGCTCCCGTCCTACCCCCATACCACTACAACACGTACCACCCAGACCAATCAGCTGCCAGATCTCACAACCGCCATACAAACAACCCTC CTCTCAGCCACTCGTTCTCTCCTGGCTCGATGTCGGCCTATAGTCTCTCGTCCCTCAACATGAACACCCTGCCCAGGAACATGTATCCCACGAGTCCACGGGGCACTCTCATGAGAAGAAAGCCTAAGAAGAAGGAATTTAAGAGCTCAT TGTCTCTTGCGTCCAGCACGGTGGGTCTCGCCGGACAAGTCGTtcacacagaaaccacagaGGTGATGTTGCTAGGCAACGGCATCATGGGGTtcggcctgcagctgcagggcggAGTCTTTGCCACTGAAACTTTGTCCTCGCCCCCACTCATCGCATACATTGACCCAGATAGCCCGGCTGAAAG ATGTGGCATTCTGCAGATTGGAGACAGGATTTTGTCCATAAATGGAGTTCCTACTGAAGACTCCACTCTGGAGGAAACCAatcagctgctcagagactcgtccatcacagctcagctcacacTGGAGATCGAGTTTGATGTGGCCG AATCGGTCATCCCCAGCTCTGGGACGTTCCATGTGAAGCTCCCGAAGAAACCAGGGGTGGAGCTGGGTAtcaccatcagct CTCCGTCCAACAGGAAACCAGGTGATCCTCTGATCATATCTGACATCAAGAAGGGCAGCGTCGCACACAG GACGGGGACGTTGGAGCTCGGCGACAAGCTGCTGGCCATCGATAACATCCGTGTTGAGAACTGCTCAATGGAGGAAGCCGTTCAGATTCTGCAGCAGTGTGAGGAGCTCGTCAAACTGAAGATCCGCAAAGATGAAGACAACTCAG ATGAGCAGGAGGTGTCTGGCAGCATCATCTACACGGTGGAGCTGCAACGATACGGGGGCCCACTGGGAATCACAATCTCAGGCACAGAGGAGCCCTTTGACCCCATCATCATCTCTTCTCTGAGCAAAGGGGGGCTGGCTGAGAG AACCGGTGCCATCCACGTCGGAGATCGGATCCTGgccatcaacagcagcagcctgaaggGGAAACCTCTGAGCGAAGCCATCAGCTTGCTGCAGCAAGCAGGAGAGACGGTCACACTGAAGATCAAGAAGCAGGGAGAAC TGTCGAGTCCGAAGTCCTTTGTGATCGGTCCCGGTCTGGGTCTGGGGACGGGACTGGGTCAGGAGAACCAGGACGGTGAGGAGGAACCGGTTGTCATGGTCGCCCCTCGGTCCAGTCAGAGAGCGTTCAGCACTTTGCCGTCGGTTGACAGCGCCGTGGAGTCCTGGGACGGCTCCAACATGGACAGCAGCTTCACCACACCAG cGCCGCCATATCAGACGTCTACGTACAGTTTCCATGAATGGCGCAGCACCAAGAACTCCAACCAGTCACCGTCCTCCATCCGCCAGAGAGCCAACCCGCTGTCAGACCTGGGTCTCAGCGACGACGACTGGGACCGCCCGCCACTCGGAGG agcCTGTAATCTGCCCAGCGGTCTAATCACTGACAGCAG GTTCACCGTTGGGCACGATGGCACAGAACCAGACCAGGAGGAGAACTTCTGGTCTCAGGCTCTGGAGGATCTGGAGACCTGTGGACAGAGCGGCATTCTCCGAGAACTAGAG GCAACCATCATGTCAGGGTCCACCCTCAGCCTGAACCATGACCCCACGCCCCAGCGCAGCAGTTTGGGACGCCAGGCGAGCTTCCAGGaacgcagcagctccagaccACAG GTGACTCCTCGGTCCAACACCTTGCCATCTGATCCTCAACGAAGAGCCTTCGCTATGAGGAAGATGAGGCAGGAAGTAAATGAGATCCTAAACCAGAACCCTGTCGAACTCCAcaag cTGACTCTAGAGAAGACCTCAGACCTGGAGGATTTTGGGTTCAGTGTTTCTGATGGTTTGTTGGATCGCGGCGTCTATGTTAACAACATCCGACCCGGAGGCCCAGCAGAGCAGGGAGGCCTTAGAGCCTATGACCGAATACTACAG attAACCATGTGCGAACCAGAGACTTTGACTGCTGCCTCGTTGTTCCCCTCATCGCAGAGTCTCCAAATCGCTTGGAGCTTGTCATTAGTCGCAGCCCTTCCTCCTCTCTACTGACCAATCACACTGATGGCACTATCAACAGCAACCACTCCTCTCAGCCAGCTGGCAGCGATCTAGGACCCTCTGAGCTTTCTATGGGTCCAGGAGAGGACGGCGGTCCAATCAAGTGGAGCCAACCAGGGGAGAGGCTGGGGACAGGGCTTAGTGTGGGTCAGGTCAATAACAGCTCCTTATAG
- the grip1 gene encoding glutamate receptor-interacting protein 1 isoform X14: protein MKKQDQPEDQINPKPCLLAGLYAWFTSFFKRQLCLMELAAPTTADDSSDEGPYTKHSAGSRPSDGALAIRRQSIPARTCTSYCDVDEFRGCSVVELMKKEGTTLGLTVSGGIDKDGKPRVSNLRQGGIAARSDQLNVGDYIRSVNGINLAKFRHDEIISLLKNVGERVVLEVEYELPPVTVQGSGVMFKNVEVTLHKEGNSFGFVIRGGAHEDRNKSRPIVITTIRPGGPADREGTIKPGDRLLSIDGIRLHGNTISEAMSILKQCGQEATLLIEYDVSVMDSVATASGPLLVEVAKASGSSLGVALSTSMFCNKQVIVIDKVKPASIADRCGALHAGDHILSVDGKSMEFCSLAEATQLLSASCQTVRLEILPQHQARPALNAPQHALSHSFSPGSMSAYSLSSLNMNTLPRNMYPTSPRGTLMRRKPKKKEFKSSLSLASSTVGLAGQVVHTETTEVMLLGNGIMGFGLQLQGGVFATETLSSPPLIAYIDPDSPAERCGILQIGDRILSINGVPTEDSTLEETNQLLRDSSITAQLTLEIEFDVAESVIPSSGTFHVKLPKKPGVELGITISSPSNRKPGDPLIISDIKKGSVAHRTGTLELGDKLLAIDNIRVENCSMEEAVQILQQCEELVKLKIRKDEDNSDEQEVSGSIIYTVELQRYGGPLGITISGTEEPFDPIIISSLSKGGLAERTGAIHVGDRILAINSSSLKGKPLSEAISLLQQAGETVTLKIKKQGELSSPKSFVIGPGLGLGTGLGQENQDGEEEPVVMVAPRSSQRAFSTLPSVDSAVESWDGSNMDSSFTTPAPPYQTSTYSFHEWRSTKNSNQSPSSIRQRANPLSDLGLSDDDWDRPPLGGACNLPSGLITDSRFTVGHDGTEPDQEENFWSQALEDLETCGQSGILRELEETGQETHLLTLATIMSGSTLSLNHDPTPQRSSLGRQASFQERSSSRPQVTPRSNTLPSDPQRRAFAMRKMRQEVNEILNQNPVELHKLTLEKTSDLEDFGFSVSDGLLDRGVYVNNIRPGGPAEQGGLRAYDRILQINHVRTRDFDCCLVVPLIAESPNRLELVISRSPSSSLLTNHTDGTINSNHSSQPAGSDLGPSELSMGPGEDGGPIKWSQPGERLGTGLSVGQVNNSSL, encoded by the exons ATGAAAAAGCAAGACCAGCCTGAAGATCAAATAAACCCAAAGCCATGTCTGCTTGCTGGTTTATATGCATGGTTCACCTCATTCTTTAAGAGGCAGCTCTGCCTGATGGAGCTCGCTGCTCCAACCACAGCTGATGATAGCTCAG ATGAGGGGCCGTACACCAAACACTCCGCCGGGTCGAGACCTTCCGACGGGGCGCTGGCCATTAGGAGACAGAGCATTCCAG CGAGAACATGTACTTCTTACTGTGATGTAGACGAGTTTCGAGGATGCTCAGTGGTGGAGTTGATGAAGAAGGAAGGGACGACACTCGGGCTGACGGTTTCAGGAGGCATCGACAAGGATGGGAAGCCCCGGGTTTCAAACCTGCGCCAGGGAGGCATCGCTGCCAG GAGCGACCAGCTGAACGTGGGCGACTACATCCGCTCCGTTAATGGCATCAACCTGGCCAAGTTCAGACACGATGAGATCATCAGTCTGCTGAAGAACGTCGGGGAGCGAGTCGTCCTGGAGGTCGAGTATGAGCTGCCACCTGTCA CAGtgcaggggtcaggggtcatgTTTAAGAACGTGGAGGTCACACTACACAAGGAAGGAAACAGCTTTGGCTTTGTTATCCGAG GAGGAGCTCATGAAGACAGGAACAAGTCTCGTCCCATTGTCATAACAACTATAAGACCAGGGGGGCCGGCCGACAG AGAAGGGACCATAAAGCCTGGTGATCGGTTGCTGAGCATTGACGGGATTCGTCTCCATGGTAACACGATATCTGAGGCAATGAGCATCCTGAAACAGTGCGGGCAGGAGGCTACGCTGCTGATCGAGTACGACGTGTCAGTGATGG ACTCTGTTGCCACGGCGTCGGGGCCACTGCTGGTTGAGGTTGCCAAGGCCTCAGGCTCCAGTCTGGGCGTGGCTCTGTCCACCTCCATGTTCTGTAACAAGCAGGTCATCGTCATTGACAAGGTGAAACCAGCCAGCATAGcagacag GTGTGGTGCACTTCACGCAGGAGATCACATCCTGTCTGTTGATGGGAAATCGATGGAGTTTTGTTCTCTGGCCGAAGCCACTCAGCTGCTCTCCGCCTCCTGTCAGACCGTCCGCTTGGAGATCCTGCCACAGCACCAAGCCCGACCGGCCCTGAATGCACCACAGCATG CTCTCAGCCACTCGTTCTCTCCTGGCTCGATGTCGGCCTATAGTCTCTCGTCCCTCAACATGAACACCCTGCCCAGGAACATGTATCCCACGAGTCCACGGGGCACTCTCATGAGAAGAAAGCCTAAGAAGAAGGAATTTAAGAGCTCAT TGTCTCTTGCGTCCAGCACGGTGGGTCTCGCCGGACAAGTCGTtcacacagaaaccacagaGGTGATGTTGCTAGGCAACGGCATCATGGGGTtcggcctgcagctgcagggcggAGTCTTTGCCACTGAAACTTTGTCCTCGCCCCCACTCATCGCATACATTGACCCAGATAGCCCGGCTGAAAG ATGTGGCATTCTGCAGATTGGAGACAGGATTTTGTCCATAAATGGAGTTCCTACTGAAGACTCCACTCTGGAGGAAACCAatcagctgctcagagactcgtccatcacagctcagctcacacTGGAGATCGAGTTTGATGTGGCCG AATCGGTCATCCCCAGCTCTGGGACGTTCCATGTGAAGCTCCCGAAGAAACCAGGGGTGGAGCTGGGTAtcaccatcagct CTCCGTCCAACAGGAAACCAGGTGATCCTCTGATCATATCTGACATCAAGAAGGGCAGCGTCGCACACAG GACGGGGACGTTGGAGCTCGGCGACAAGCTGCTGGCCATCGATAACATCCGTGTTGAGAACTGCTCAATGGAGGAAGCCGTTCAGATTCTGCAGCAGTGTGAGGAGCTCGTCAAACTGAAGATCCGCAAAGATGAAGACAACTCAG ATGAGCAGGAGGTGTCTGGCAGCATCATCTACACGGTGGAGCTGCAACGATACGGGGGCCCACTGGGAATCACAATCTCAGGCACAGAGGAGCCCTTTGACCCCATCATCATCTCTTCTCTGAGCAAAGGGGGGCTGGCTGAGAG AACCGGTGCCATCCACGTCGGAGATCGGATCCTGgccatcaacagcagcagcctgaaggGGAAACCTCTGAGCGAAGCCATCAGCTTGCTGCAGCAAGCAGGAGAGACGGTCACACTGAAGATCAAGAAGCAGGGAGAAC TGTCGAGTCCGAAGTCCTTTGTGATCGGTCCCGGTCTGGGTCTGGGGACGGGACTGGGTCAGGAGAACCAGGACGGTGAGGAGGAACCGGTTGTCATGGTCGCCCCTCGGTCCAGTCAGAGAGCGTTCAGCACTTTGCCGTCGGTTGACAGCGCCGTGGAGTCCTGGGACGGCTCCAACATGGACAGCAGCTTCACCACACCAG cGCCGCCATATCAGACGTCTACGTACAGTTTCCATGAATGGCGCAGCACCAAGAACTCCAACCAGTCACCGTCCTCCATCCGCCAGAGAGCCAACCCGCTGTCAGACCTGGGTCTCAGCGACGACGACTGGGACCGCCCGCCACTCGGAGG agcCTGTAATCTGCCCAGCGGTCTAATCACTGACAGCAG GTTCACCGTTGGGCACGATGGCACAGAACCAGACCAGGAGGAGAACTTCTGGTCTCAGGCTCTGGAGGATCTGGAGACCTGTGGACAGAGCGGCATTCTCCGAGAACTAGAG GAGACTGGGCAGGAGACGCACCTCCTCACTCTG GCAACCATCATGTCAGGGTCCACCCTCAGCCTGAACCATGACCCCACGCCCCAGCGCAGCAGTTTGGGACGCCAGGCGAGCTTCCAGGaacgcagcagctccagaccACAG GTGACTCCTCGGTCCAACACCTTGCCATCTGATCCTCAACGAAGAGCCTTCGCTATGAGGAAGATGAGGCAGGAAGTAAATGAGATCCTAAACCAGAACCCTGTCGAACTCCAcaag cTGACTCTAGAGAAGACCTCAGACCTGGAGGATTTTGGGTTCAGTGTTTCTGATGGTTTGTTGGATCGCGGCGTCTATGTTAACAACATCCGACCCGGAGGCCCAGCAGAGCAGGGAGGCCTTAGAGCCTATGACCGAATACTACAG attAACCATGTGCGAACCAGAGACTTTGACTGCTGCCTCGTTGTTCCCCTCATCGCAGAGTCTCCAAATCGCTTGGAGCTTGTCATTAGTCGCAGCCCTTCCTCCTCTCTACTGACCAATCACACTGATGGCACTATCAACAGCAACCACTCCTCTCAGCCAGCTGGCAGCGATCTAGGACCCTCTGAGCTTTCTATGGGTCCAGGAGAGGACGGCGGTCCAATCAAGTGGAGCCAACCAGGGGAGAGGCTGGGGACAGGGCTTAGTGTGGGTCAGGTCAATAACAGCTCCTTATAG
- the grip1 gene encoding glutamate receptor-interacting protein 1 isoform X15 produces MKKQDQPEDQINPKPCLLAGLYAWFTSFFKRQLCLMELAAPTTADDSSDEGPYTKHSAGSRPSDGALAIRRQSIPDEFRGCSVVELMKKEGTTLGLTVSGGIDKDGKPRVSNLRQGGIAARSDQLNVGDYIRSVNGINLAKFRHDEIISLLKNVGERVVLEVEYELPPVTVQGSGVMFKNVEVTLHKEGNSFGFVIRGGAHEDRNKSRPIVITTIRPGGPADREGTIKPGDRLLSIDGIRLHGNTISEAMSILKQCGQEATLLIEYDVSVMDSVATASGPLLVEVAKASGSSLGVALSTSMFCNKQVIVIDKVKPASIADRCGALHAGDHILSVDGKSMEFCSLAEATQLLSASCQTVRLEILPQHQARPALNAPQHALSHSFSPGSMSAYSLSSLNMNTLPRNMYPTSPRGTLMRRKPKKKEFKSSLSLASSTVGLAGQVVHTETTEVMLLGNGIMGFGLQLQGGVFATETLSSPPLIAYIDPDSPAERCGILQIGDRILSINGVPTEDSTLEETNQLLRDSSITAQLTLEIEFDVAESVIPSSGTFHVKLPKKPGVELGITISSPSNRKPGDPLIISDIKKGSVAHRTGTLELGDKLLAIDNIRVENCSMEEAVQILQQCEELVKLKIRKDEDNSDEQEVSGSIIYTVELQRYGGPLGITISGTEEPFDPIIISSLSKGGLAERTGAIHVGDRILAINSSSLKGKPLSEAISLLQQAGETVTLKIKKQGELSSPKSFVIGPGLGLGTGLGQENQDGEEEPVVMVAPRSSQRAFSTLPSVDSAVESWDGSNMDSSFTTPAPPYQTSTYSFHEWRSTKNSNQSPSSIRQRANPLSDLGLSDDDWDRPPLGGACNLPSGLITDSRFTVGHDGTEPDQEENFWSQALEDLETCGQSGILRELEETGQETHLLTLATIMSGSTLSLNHDPTPQRSSLGRQASFQERSSSRPQVTPRSNTLPSDPQRRAFAMRKMRQEVNEILNQNPVELHKLTLEKTSDLEDFGFSVSDGLLDRGVYVNNIRPGGPAEQGGLRAYDRILQINHVRTRDFDCCLVVPLIAESPNRLELVISRSPSSSLLTNHTDGTINSNHSSQPAGSDLGPSELSMGPGEDGGPIKWSQPGERLGTGLSVGQVNNSSL; encoded by the exons ATGAAAAAGCAAGACCAGCCTGAAGATCAAATAAACCCAAAGCCATGTCTGCTTGCTGGTTTATATGCATGGTTCACCTCATTCTTTAAGAGGCAGCTCTGCCTGATGGAGCTCGCTGCTCCAACCACAGCTGATGATAGCTCAG ATGAGGGGCCGTACACCAAACACTCCGCCGGGTCGAGACCTTCCGACGGGGCGCTGGCCATTAGGAGACAGAGCATTCCAG ACGAGTTTCGAGGATGCTCAGTGGTGGAGTTGATGAAGAAGGAAGGGACGACACTCGGGCTGACGGTTTCAGGAGGCATCGACAAGGATGGGAAGCCCCGGGTTTCAAACCTGCGCCAGGGAGGCATCGCTGCCAG GAGCGACCAGCTGAACGTGGGCGACTACATCCGCTCCGTTAATGGCATCAACCTGGCCAAGTTCAGACACGATGAGATCATCAGTCTGCTGAAGAACGTCGGGGAGCGAGTCGTCCTGGAGGTCGAGTATGAGCTGCCACCTGTCA CAGtgcaggggtcaggggtcatgTTTAAGAACGTGGAGGTCACACTACACAAGGAAGGAAACAGCTTTGGCTTTGTTATCCGAG GAGGAGCTCATGAAGACAGGAACAAGTCTCGTCCCATTGTCATAACAACTATAAGACCAGGGGGGCCGGCCGACAG AGAAGGGACCATAAAGCCTGGTGATCGGTTGCTGAGCATTGACGGGATTCGTCTCCATGGTAACACGATATCTGAGGCAATGAGCATCCTGAAACAGTGCGGGCAGGAGGCTACGCTGCTGATCGAGTACGACGTGTCAGTGATGG ACTCTGTTGCCACGGCGTCGGGGCCACTGCTGGTTGAGGTTGCCAAGGCCTCAGGCTCCAGTCTGGGCGTGGCTCTGTCCACCTCCATGTTCTGTAACAAGCAGGTCATCGTCATTGACAAGGTGAAACCAGCCAGCATAGcagacag GTGTGGTGCACTTCACGCAGGAGATCACATCCTGTCTGTTGATGGGAAATCGATGGAGTTTTGTTCTCTGGCCGAAGCCACTCAGCTGCTCTCCGCCTCCTGTCAGACCGTCCGCTTGGAGATCCTGCCACAGCACCAAGCCCGACCGGCCCTGAATGCACCACAGCATG CTCTCAGCCACTCGTTCTCTCCTGGCTCGATGTCGGCCTATAGTCTCTCGTCCCTCAACATGAACACCCTGCCCAGGAACATGTATCCCACGAGTCCACGGGGCACTCTCATGAGAAGAAAGCCTAAGAAGAAGGAATTTAAGAGCTCAT TGTCTCTTGCGTCCAGCACGGTGGGTCTCGCCGGACAAGTCGTtcacacagaaaccacagaGGTGATGTTGCTAGGCAACGGCATCATGGGGTtcggcctgcagctgcagggcggAGTCTTTGCCACTGAAACTTTGTCCTCGCCCCCACTCATCGCATACATTGACCCAGATAGCCCGGCTGAAAG ATGTGGCATTCTGCAGATTGGAGACAGGATTTTGTCCATAAATGGAGTTCCTACTGAAGACTCCACTCTGGAGGAAACCAatcagctgctcagagactcgtccatcacagctcagctcacacTGGAGATCGAGTTTGATGTGGCCG AATCGGTCATCCCCAGCTCTGGGACGTTCCATGTGAAGCTCCCGAAGAAACCAGGGGTGGAGCTGGGTAtcaccatcagct CTCCGTCCAACAGGAAACCAGGTGATCCTCTGATCATATCTGACATCAAGAAGGGCAGCGTCGCACACAG GACGGGGACGTTGGAGCTCGGCGACAAGCTGCTGGCCATCGATAACATCCGTGTTGAGAACTGCTCAATGGAGGAAGCCGTTCAGATTCTGCAGCAGTGTGAGGAGCTCGTCAAACTGAAGATCCGCAAAGATGAAGACAACTCAG ATGAGCAGGAGGTGTCTGGCAGCATCATCTACACGGTGGAGCTGCAACGATACGGGGGCCCACTGGGAATCACAATCTCAGGCACAGAGGAGCCCTTTGACCCCATCATCATCTCTTCTCTGAGCAAAGGGGGGCTGGCTGAGAG AACCGGTGCCATCCACGTCGGAGATCGGATCCTGgccatcaacagcagcagcctgaaggGGAAACCTCTGAGCGAAGCCATCAGCTTGCTGCAGCAAGCAGGAGAGACGGTCACACTGAAGATCAAGAAGCAGGGAGAAC TGTCGAGTCCGAAGTCCTTTGTGATCGGTCCCGGTCTGGGTCTGGGGACGGGACTGGGTCAGGAGAACCAGGACGGTGAGGAGGAACCGGTTGTCATGGTCGCCCCTCGGTCCAGTCAGAGAGCGTTCAGCACTTTGCCGTCGGTTGACAGCGCCGTGGAGTCCTGGGACGGCTCCAACATGGACAGCAGCTTCACCACACCAG cGCCGCCATATCAGACGTCTACGTACAGTTTCCATGAATGGCGCAGCACCAAGAACTCCAACCAGTCACCGTCCTCCATCCGCCAGAGAGCCAACCCGCTGTCAGACCTGGGTCTCAGCGACGACGACTGGGACCGCCCGCCACTCGGAGG agcCTGTAATCTGCCCAGCGGTCTAATCACTGACAGCAG GTTCACCGTTGGGCACGATGGCACAGAACCAGACCAGGAGGAGAACTTCTGGTCTCAGGCTCTGGAGGATCTGGAGACCTGTGGACAGAGCGGCATTCTCCGAGAACTAGAG GAGACTGGGCAGGAGACGCACCTCCTCACTCTG GCAACCATCATGTCAGGGTCCACCCTCAGCCTGAACCATGACCCCACGCCCCAGCGCAGCAGTTTGGGACGCCAGGCGAGCTTCCAGGaacgcagcagctccagaccACAG GTGACTCCTCGGTCCAACACCTTGCCATCTGATCCTCAACGAAGAGCCTTCGCTATGAGGAAGATGAGGCAGGAAGTAAATGAGATCCTAAACCAGAACCCTGTCGAACTCCAcaag cTGACTCTAGAGAAGACCTCAGACCTGGAGGATTTTGGGTTCAGTGTTTCTGATGGTTTGTTGGATCGCGGCGTCTATGTTAACAACATCCGACCCGGAGGCCCAGCAGAGCAGGGAGGCCTTAGAGCCTATGACCGAATACTACAG attAACCATGTGCGAACCAGAGACTTTGACTGCTGCCTCGTTGTTCCCCTCATCGCAGAGTCTCCAAATCGCTTGGAGCTTGTCATTAGTCGCAGCCCTTCCTCCTCTCTACTGACCAATCACACTGATGGCACTATCAACAGCAACCACTCCTCTCAGCCAGCTGGCAGCGATCTAGGACCCTCTGAGCTTTCTATGGGTCCAGGAGAGGACGGCGGTCCAATCAAGTGGAGCCAACCAGGGGAGAGGCTGGGGACAGGGCTTAGTGTGGGTCAGGTCAATAACAGCTCCTTATAG